ATTTTATTACCTTAAACAGTACTTTGTCCTGTGTTCACGGTGTTTTTGCCAGTTTAAGGGAAAATTCAGCGCCATTCTGATGTGTTCATTGTTGTGGGATACAAGCTGTGTTGCTTTGAAAAGAGGTCCCCACAATCAGAAAAAGAACCAATAGCTTGCACCACTTTTTTATTCTAGAAATGAGAACATTAACGGCATTTTTGACAAGAGGAGACTCCAGTAGCACtattgtgtgagagagggaaaaaaacacgaTAATAGACCATAATCGCCATCAGCAACTCAGTGGAATTGAATATTCTTTTATTGCAAAAATGGATGAGTGAATGAACAAAGGAATGAATGAACTGAGAGCATCGGATCATCTCATTGACATGGCaagaaaatgttgtgtttaacaAGATTACCACAGCGCCCATGGTGTTCATCTCGACACTTAGAACATGAGAAAAAGGGATCTTTGAAGTCGAGGAGATTTGGAATCACAGCACTGAGTAATAGTGTAGTCTCTTAAAGTGTTATAGTCAAACGCCTTGTGATTCACAGAGCAGAGTTGTGATGTCTAATGTTAGGGATACAGTGTGGTGCCACAGGTGGACTGTTATAATGTATATTTTCGGAAGGGACACAGTCATCTGAATGCTTCGATGGGGGGTCCAGATGCTCTGGGAAACAGATCGgacaaagggagaaaaagaagatacTCGTTTCATCCTTCTAAACCATGCACAAGAAACTTGCTGGTTccagaaaatgtttattttgttcataaacctttcataaaaataacaacatcaaTATTGATTTGAAGTATTGTAGAAACTGTATGTACAAAATCTTTACTTGAACAGTTAATATAACTTAAGGCAAGTTAAATTACTTTTTTGCAATACCTTGTTGGTGACAATTTCACCAAACTCTcaacattgttctttttttttttgttgctaaagTGAACATTTCAGCATACATTATCTCCAGCTAAATGTACCAGGAGTTAAAACCCTTTCATGGGGAAGTCCAAGGTAAAGTCCACAGAAACGCAGCAATGTGTGCTACCTGATTACTCAAAAGCAATGTTTATATGATTTTGCCAGTCGTTTCTAGCTGGATTAAACATAGTTCTCTGTACATATTGTAAAATCCTTTTTGTTGAAAAGCCGTACCACAACTATCGTACATACCGATCCCGTTTCAATCTAGATCAGCAGTTCAATTAAATAACTTGTATCATACCAACAATGTGATGAATTGCGAAAATGTTTCTGATATCAAAttgtaacatttaaaatattgtgttacCAAACAATAGCCCTCAAAAACCAGACATTATTAATGTTTTAGAATACATTTCACCTTGATAAATGACGGTCAAATgtgataaatgtaaaatatacagTTAGctataaaaatacaaagaagtacagtaatacaaatatatttatttcccATTTATGATATATCTTTCACAATTGTCATAATCCAAACAAGTGTAATACAACACAAAGACCAATGACAAAAACACTGACAGTCAAATGATAAGAAGTTAAACAAACACTAAATTTGTTTAAAGATGGACAGCATTATGGTCAAGCCATAAATAGGTTTGCCTACATTCATGTCAAAACCCATCAGTGAAGGAGTACACCTTGACAGTGGTTGATATTCGcttaaaggaaaaataaataaaaacactgacaTAAACATGCGTTTTAAGAAACATAGTCCAAACCATTGCTCTAAAAATGCTAAAAGCAGAAAATAAGAATCTTAAATGGAAATATTAATAATCTGTAAGTGCAATCCATCTCGGCTCTGAGGCGATGGAGCTCGGAGCTGTCCAGATGAAGAGGTGCTGAACAGCAGTCATGCAGTGCCGCAGCAGAGAGGTTTGGCTCCACTGACGATAACAGCAACAAGTCACTGTTGATCCGTTTACCGACTTTTCGACCTATGCATCTTTGCATAAAGTCAGACGCATCAGCAGCAAGCAATAAGGCCGAAGCAGACCTCTCTCCCCTTCTGCTCCTGAAAGAAAACTGCAATATTTGCAAAAACCTCTTGTGCCAGGGCATGGACCTGCCGGTCGAACGAACTCGGACATCAACTCGTGGTTAGCTGGCTTATCTTCCAAGACGGAGAGATCCCTAATATTGTACATGTGGAACCACAGCGTTGGCTTCAAATTCCCTCGGGAAGAGTGAAAGTCCACGCGCTGGTGGTCACTTGTggctttatttccattttctccttctgcttcaGGTGTACGCGCCCGTGCCGCTTCCTCTCGTCGCTGCGGGCGAACCGCTTGCCGCAGACGTCGCAGGAGAACGGCTTCTCGCCGGTGTGAGTCCTGGTGTGGGTGGTGAGGTGGTCGCTTCGGCTGAAGCTGCGCAAACAGATGCGGCACTGGAAAGGTTTGTGGCCCGTGTGGATGCGGATGTGCCGGTTGAGCTCATCCGAGCGAGAGAAGCGCCGGTCGCAGCTCTCCATGGGGCAGGTGAAGGGTTTCTCTTTGGCCGGCCCGTGAGAGGCGGCGGGGCTCTTCCTGGCCCTGGGGGGCTTCGTCGGACGGGTGGTGTAACTTTGGGCGAACGAATCTGGCAGCAAGGAAGAATAGAGGATGGAGTCTATGGTGCTTGGTAAGGTCGGCGACGTGTATAAGGAATCGCACTGATTAGATGGCTGTGGGGGGTCGGCGAAGGGTTTCAGGTTAGAGGGGAGGCCAATCGGAGGTGGTGGGAGGTAATTATTGTACAGGGGGCTTGAGTAGCTCTGAGAACAGGTGTCAGAGAAACACGGTTCCTGTTTGATGCCCCCCTCCACTTTAAACTCCATCTCTGGGTTGGGACAGATTGGGGGAAACGTGTCTAAAAGTTCCTTGACATCCATCTGCTGGTCGGGGGGGAAATCGCTGGACATCGGGAAGGTTTCTGTCTGGAAACCCGTCTCCAAACAGCCAGACTTACTGAACGCTCCCCACTCGTAGCAGCTGCTCTCAAACTCATTCTTGACAACGACGGGGAAAGAAGCGGCCTCTGACTTTGGTTCGTCCTTCTTCTGGTTTGGAGCTCGGGAGGAACCGAAGCTCAGCTGGGAAGTGGACGGGTCCAGGGCCTGGCTTCCATTCTGATCTTCAGCGTACCCCGGGCACGTCTGGTCTGGGGAGTACAGGGGGGGAGTAGGTCCCGAGCAGGTGTACGGTTGCCTCTTAACGCCGGGGTCTCCAAAATTGCTGCTGTCCATCGGCGCGGGCGACGGATACGTTCCCCGACTGTTGCCGCTGTGTGTCATTTCTGACAGTGGCAGCGTGGAGATGCCCACGATCTCAGTGATCATATTGAGAAGTGTTTCGGTGCTGCACGGCGCTCCCTGAGATGCCTCCACATAGAAACTGCCAGAGTAGGCGAGCGAGGAGGGGGTGTAGGTGTCTTTTGGGCACTCGCAGGGGTTAAACGCAAATTCCGAGTTGGAGGCTTCGGTTTTGAGGGTCGCAGGGGTTCCTTCTGTTGGATCAGCAAGAGAGAAAACTTTGTCATGGcgagtgtttttttatttttgagaatCAGTGCAAAATTAGCGAGGATGACAAATCGGCGTTACGTAAACATTCGTGTGGTGTTTTGGCTCAGGAATGGCTTTGATAAGATGCCTTCGCGTAAAACGACCGCGCGGAAAGGCGCCTCTATCTGCGAAGGTGCTTAGATTCGACACGTTCAAATTCTCATGcatgcacatttttttttccgaccGTGCAAAGATGCGAACTCACCGTGGCCGAACTGGGCAGGTACCCCCCGCTCCGCATCGACATACACCTCCTGGTTATCTTTCCGCGCGCTGTTTTCCATCCCCACGGAAGAACTGTTGCAATTCTCAAACTGAGGGTAAAAAGAATCTTTCGCATTCAAATCCATATTGTTCAACATACTGCTGCACTTAGGAGGTCCGTCTCTCCCAGGGAGGAAAAATAatggagaaaaaggggaaaaaacaaattatgcggacaaatgttttctttcaaccCCTCTTTTGATGCTGTTCAACAAATGATCCAAAGCGGTCAGTGTCAAAAGGTTTAAAAAGCAATTAAAGGTATTCCCGTTTGGTCTCCGCTCCTCCGTGGGTATTTGCTCGCTGTGGATTTCACATCAGCgacttcccctctctctccttttatACACTTTGGCAGCTCCTTCGGCCCTCCTCCCCATTCATCAGCTCCAGTGAGAGGATTCCCCGCTGCGTGTAAACTTCATGCCCATATATGGAAACAGGACGTGacggagtcccccccccccctcctctaacCCTCCCTCCGCCCATACCAGAGTCTGACGTTGCAACAAGTGGCGATCAGTGTGCGGCGGTGAAACGTTGTAATGATTCCATCTATTTCCACTGAAACGATTTATAATTTCGATGCATGTTATCAAACTAAAGGCggcctcttttttattttgctgttacCACTCAGACCTCCGAGTGCCACACTGAAGGTGAAATGTCTCGGAGGTTTACCTCCATCCACCGGTTTAGTTCTGACAGTCGTCCCCCGGTAGGAGATGTTGCGACCTGGTGGAAACGAGGAGTCCAGCGCTGTTCGACGGACTTGATCGATCCCAGGAGGAACAATCCAGGTTTTGAAGGTAAGAAGGCATGAAAACGTCAGTTCAAGGGACGTGATGGCGAGGTGGTACGTTGGTATGTGAATAACCAAGTCATAAAATACaacataatgtttttttgtgatgtaCCCCATGATGTAACACGTACAAGTACACTTCTTTGTTCCACAATTGGTTTAAACTTGTAGCTTATAATCTTTAACTATGCAAaagttattaaaaatgtttttatatatatatataaatgtatattataAAGAGCACTCATTATACCCAAGAGAAATATTGAGACCCATAAGTTAGTTGTTATGGTAAACTACATGCTGCATGCTGTAAACAGAGATAATAAAGAACACAGATAGAACATTATGAACTTGTAAAATATTATGAAGATAAACATATACAGGAATATCAAGCTGTAATGAATAGGCTTATATGTGCAGGGTCAGTGTGAAATTATTAACTGCTGTTCTTCCTTGAAGGTCTGTGTTTAGGAATAATACCAGCGGCTGATGTCCAAGTcaagttcaaaaggaaatacCTAAAGCAAGGACTCATGTGAAGCTGTAAGACGAGCAAGCAATTGAGGGCAGAACTTTGAGAACGCAAACAGATAATAAGACATTCTCCAAAATCATAGTCTGTCAGTTTTGTCTTTGGAGTAAACACTAATGGCTTCGTTTGGGTGACGAGCACGAGAGCAAACTGCAGCTACTAATCTCCCCCATGACCCTTCCTTCTCTGTCTGGGCTGGACTGCATGGCCCGCGTGTTTCCAGTTAAACTGAGCAACTCTTCCCGGCAGTCCACCGCTTTGATTTCCTTTCACAAATTCAATCCCTCTCTTGTTGTTGCTGGAAATTGTGGTCGCTTACAGCATCAGGGTGAATAACTGCAAAGCCCAGTCCAAACGAACCCTTGGCCTTTAAAAGCATTGAAGGGAGTCGATAACACCCCTGAGGTGTTCACTGGTTGAACCCAACTGTTCACATGACATTTCAACCcccaaagcattttttttcctttttcacagcCGTTGCCGGGTTGCACTCCGTGGTCACACTTCCTATTACAAAAAGTCGATACTCTTTTATAGGAAGTTGTGGTCCGCGGCAGACCTCTGCCTTCCACCGGTTGGAGGTTCAGGACCACGGATAGCGACGCTGCTGCCGCAGTCAGCCGTGAAATCCCACAAGAAACACACATCTTTTGAGTCGCTCTCAACGGTTCCCCTGGTTTTTGaattcttcttatttttttctggaTTTAGATTTTATACAGAGAGCATCCAGACTGTATAATCAGCTACGTATATGGGTTTTTAAAACCCAGAAATGCTGTGGAAATGATCGCTATTTTGACTACATTCATTAAGTAGTGTAGTGAAATATTATGATTTTATATAAGAAAAATGTCTGGAGCCAATTTCCCCAGCGTAAAATATCTGAAAACTTTATTGTATATTGTTGCAGTAAGACATTTTCAAGAGTTTCATACACAGGCCAGAATATAGTGAGAAGACCAAAGCCTCCACACCACAACAAACATGAAGTTACCAATGATCTTAGATTTCTTTTTAACTGTACTGAGAGGATTCCTGTAAGCTCCGGCCATTTGAATAGTAACAGGATTTGTTATAGACCAGATTAATTGAGGATTGAAATGCTTGTGAATAAATTATATTGTGACTACTTTCACACAGAGGCAAAGACACTATTAGGCATAGAGCTCGCTTTTATTAGACTACTCAGATTTAATGTAATCTCCATAGTCAAGGAGCAGTGGAGAATGTATGAAAGGATCTTTCAGTCGCTGGCCTGTCATCTTTTTAAGGTAGTGTATGATAATAGCCTATAAAATCTTTCATTGCAGCTGTGACATTCTCCTGGACAAATCGTTTTCACCTCAGATGTGCACTCTAATTCTAGCCCCAGAGATGTTTAGCTTTGAGGAACTGCCTCCGAGTAATCCAGAGTCTATTAAAACCAATCTGATCACACGGGGTTCAGATCACGGGATGCTGTTATGATAACTGCAGTGTGGCTGACCTCTCCCCTCCATAAAATGCCACAGCAAAGGGACTAAGTAATGGATTTATGTAATGTTAGCACTTACTGACATTATAGCGCAGGGGTAACTCCATACCTGTGAAAGTTAAAtgaaagccttttgttttattcctttgCATCTGATCAATGTGAAACAAAATGCTCTTGTTACTCGggaatgaatgttttttaaagagaaCATCTACATCAAAAGAGGTTCGAGGTACTGACAGGACAGAGGataacacattttcaataaaAGGATATTTTGGCACTTATTCTGAATAGATTACTTCAGCCAGCACAAATTGAATGCTTTAATTTGTACCTGACCTAAATAGGCTCAGTTTTGAGTGTCTCTTTTTAATTTTGGCATCAATTGGAATAAAATATGTTAACAAGGTAAATCAATACATTTAGCCATAACCTACTCATGCACATGGATATATGCGTCTTaattaatgtttcatttcatgCACATGCAACAAGGCCAACCGTTTACAGCTATGCTAATCGTTaggatattatattatattctgcTCCAGCTTGAATGTGGGTGGCAAATTTTGTGGCAATCCATCCAACGGTTGTCGTGACGTTTCATTTGAAACAACAACTGTCAACCTAATGGaggtgtttgaaaaaaaagtcaaggaATCCATCATTTGGGGATCCAACAAAGTCTCCACACAAGTTTGTgcttacttacttacttctcCTGCTGATGTTGAGACATCACACAGGATGACGCCACAGCAAAGAGTCTGAGAATCCACACGTCAGCATGCTTCATCTTTTGAGAGTCATGGATGAAACGTCATGGCGCTCGCTATCAAATAGTTGTTGAAAAGTATCTAGCTGGACAGAAGGGATGCAAAACCAAGACTGGAGCCACTCTAGTAGCATGTCTGTAAATGCTCACAGCCCCCTTTGCATATAACGACACCTGTGTTTCTAAGTACAGTGGTTCATTCTGGTTTTACTTACTCTGacacatttcagtttttgttgATTACACTGCTACAGCTGATGTGTGCTGGATGCCCAATATTACTTCCATAACAGCAGTGCATGTTTTGTGCCTCGGAGAGAGgtaaatacttttctttacacTGCATATGTAACCCCATGGCCGTGTTATTTTCAGGTTCACTCCTGGACGGGGTGTGGGAGTTTTGCTTGCAGGTGGGTGCCTGATAGAGTTGGAGAGGCAGTGAGGACTGACTGGCCTCTGAGATCACCGCCTGCAAGatgcaggagagagaggacggcTGTGTCTGTTgggtattttttgtattttttcttttgcttttgatatttttttcgTTTAAAACACTAATGAACACAGGTTCATTAGTGTTTTAATAGCAGTCAAGCTATTAacaagaatacaaaaaaaaaacatcaatagaTCATGTTACATGTAATTTGGGTTCTGTTTGTGTTAGAGTTTAGACGTTAAGCTCCTCATGATAATTAAAAGCACATTATAATTCTGGGTTAGAGCCAGTTTCTGTTCATTTATGGGTTTGCGATTAGAATTCTAAATTCCCTGTAGAATACAGCTacatgttttctattttctgaGAATTATTAATCCCAGACTAGCTTTTGTCTCAAGACGCAAGAATCAAAGTATCATCTGATTCTGGCATCGCAACTCGGCAGCACGGAAAATAAATACTTGTCATAGTAATtcttatttgaaaatgaatataTCAAACTTGATGCACATTAGCTTCTCAAAGTCTTAATGCCTTGGCCTTTTGTCAACCAACTGTGCAGCCCACACTGTTGTTGCgagtaaataataaaattacTTTATCCATACCAGGAAATCCACTGAGGTGCAGAGGCTGCCATTTgctgtttgaaataaaacagcATTTCAAACCTGATCTGGAGAGGTTATGCAGGAAATACTGTGATGGttctccaaaacaaaaacaaaaaaataaggtAGACTAAAGCTCTTCCTGTAGCCGTGTAGTAATTAAATGCATTTGGAACACGGTACGTGCATTCACAGCCTCAAGTGCTCGGTTTTACGACTAATGCCAAAAGTTTGTGGATGCAAAgctgatttttcttctttttttttggagcgaTCCTTAGAAAGCCGAGGTTGCACAAGAGCCGGAGAAATCCATCTGCCTCCCCCAAATCACATTCTGACATGTCTCGCAGTCAAATCTCCCCCCTAGGCGATAGATGAGGGAACATCTTCAACCTAAACCTGGATACAATAGGGCCTGTAAGACACCGCAGAAATGGATTGGGAGTGCTAAAACCACAGAAACCTCTGCCGGAAACACGACTTTCTATAAATACAAGATTTTCGCCTTAGCTGCCAAGTTCGttatttcctctccctctccttctctctccctctgtcatgTTGGGCTCTGCATAGTTATATATACTGCATCATCGTTCAAACGCTGGGCAATTGAAAGCGAAATAGCCCaaataagaaaaatgaaagCAGCGGAAGCGTGGTTCTTCTTTTGAAGGAgcattctctctctcctgctcttcctctgaGAGTGGGAGTGGGTTAGGGAAGCCCGGTACAAGGCcccgatgctgctgctgttgctgctggtggtgtGGCAGGTTTCCCGTGTGATCCAAAAATACTTTCGCACTCGCCCACTTTGGTCCCCAGCCGCCTGTACTGTTTGGTTCTACAACAGGGAAGGCTGAGAATCGTACTCAGCTCTCCAATCGTGATTGTGGAATGCCCCAGCGTTTCTCTAACCATGCCCCCagactcctccacacacacagcacttgcATGGCCCCCACCTTGCCCTCTTCTCTGCCGGATCCATGCTCGCAGCACTTTCAGAGTCAAATTCTTGGGCCCGATCCagctgctgcacctgctgttaCCTAACTGCTCGGGCGTTTTTAATACAAATCAATGAAATGGGacagtttattttcatgttttatcatttttgaTTGAAACCAAAGAATACCTCCACTCACCGGAGAACTGATGGAACGTTATTACAGTGGATAATGTGTTTAAATGACAAATATCTGGGCTTTGTGCAGATGCAACACAATCCCTTTAGAGTGAAGCTCAATAACGTCCACTACACAAAATCGTTATCACTCTAACTAATTGTGTATACTTCTGACATATTCAAGTCCCTGACTCATCTGCGCCCACacctataccccccccccccacatccattGACACCACAACatttatgagaaaaaaaaaagattgttaaTAATCAGGAAGCAGTGCTTCCCTCGCGGCTCTATCgatgcacacacagtcactaAGGGGACACACCGTGCAAACAGATTATAAAAATTGCTAACAGCAGACATGCGAGGAAACGGATGAAGAATGTTAAGGGCTTGCAGCTAACAAAAGTAACTATGGAAACGGCCATCTCTACATTGCACTAGCTTCCACAGCTCTCTCCAGAAATAAAAACTGTTGGGCTAAGAGCGAATCAGGTAAAGACAAAAGATCCTGGGTGAACCTATTTATAGTGGGCCTTACATAACATACATAGACCTATGTTCGCTGAGGCAAGTTTGGTGCTTAACAGCGAGCTTcggcgaggggggaggagaggggggggcaaaagCAGGGTACACAGAGCCGGAGATGCTGAATAGAAAGACGCAAAGTATAAACAGCAATTAGGCCAGTGtggatgatgatgctgatggcaACTGCAAAAGAAATGACGGCTTTCTGTTTTGATGTCGGGGAGAACAAATGCTGTTGCGCGTTTGCTGGGAGGGCAGTGATGTCAACGCCGGAGTTCTACAAACAATATGAACGTGCAGTTGGTAAATTAAAATTGACGCCTTAAGCAATTCACAGCAATGAGGCTTAAGGGATGCGCGAAGACAGAAAATGGATAAATGCCGTTTGTTCACAGGTCTTCCTTATTTTTATGGGAGGCCAAAAAGTTGTGTCAGggagcacgcacgcacacacacacacacacacacacacacacgtacatcaTACTGTGGCCTCGGGACAAAACATCTGAACATAAGCCCACATGCGGACAGGAAACCTATGTGAGCCACTCTAATGTAGCAGCAGTGATCATGGAGAAATATAGCCTGCCACCATATCTTAAATCCAAATTGGACCATTTGCATAATTATCCACTTACACTGCTTTAATTCCAAGTAGCTCTCCATTGTAAGTAAAATGATCGCTAAGCTGTATTCAAAAAGCCTATTTTCCACTCATAAATGCCTTATTAATTAGCTCCCTCTAGCACAAGTTCCCAGTAATTACATTCAATACAGAAGTCATTGCTACGAGGGGGGTATTTCAGCAACTATTAGACAACTTTATAAGAACTCTGCAGATGTATAATGGGTTTGCATCTACACTTCAACACTGAGCCGCCGCGGCCATTTGGACACTGCATTGTCTCCATGTTCACTGCATTCTCAAGCCATTCTTTGGTAGTCGGTATTCACAAAAAATTCACTATGTTGAAGCTCTGATAAGGTTGGGATGATATGTAAATGAATACTCCCTGACTCATCTGTTTATTATGCAGTCACATTAGTTAGCTCTGATGCTGTTTGGCTATTATCCCATCTCACTGTGAAAAAAGGGTCTTGGGTGAGGGGGATGGATTGCGCAGAGTGCTTTAGTCACACAGATTGTCCGCACTCTTCAAAGAAATAAATGCTTTTTCGACTATAGTTGCATTGAGGGGATGTGGAATCCATTTCCTCTGAGAGAAacagaggaaggcagaggataTGGCTCATCTGGGTCCAAATCCCCCCCGATTCCTTGCTTGCGTTGACAGGTCAAAGGGTCAAATGATGAGCTTCCGTCTCCCACGACTGACGATCTATAAATCATAAAACAGTATTTTTAACATCCAGACCCCAAAAATTGAGCCAAGGGAACTTTTCACGATGTTGAAAAATGCTAAAAGATGGATCTGCAACCTTTTCCAAGATGCAAACGGGTACAGTGAATATTTGTGTGGCTGTTAATCCACAGCATCCATCATGCATCCTGAACCCAAATACTGCAGCTTCTAACACATGTAGTGAAACTACTGAGCTTCTGCTGCTCTGCTAACTGATAGAGGTACTATTTTTATCCGTGAAACCTTAATGCACCATGCTAAGCCATCAACTATACAGCTGCACATCCTGTCCATTCAAAGGATTGATAAAAGTGTAGAGGTTGGAACTCTGCGGTCCCGTTTCAGCGCTCCCAGTCGCTGCGTTTTATATTTGGTGTCAAAGTATTAATCAGAACATTGCCACCGAATGCCCCAGAGTGCGAATCAATGCCAGCACATGTCAAGGAGTGAAAAGAATTTGCCATCTATGTACACTCTATGCCATTTGATTTTAGCTAATTAAGCACAAGGACCTCACAGCAACTGGCTCCATGGAAaccatgtaaaaaaaagcaagaaaaaaaagcagatggaCGTCAGCTAGAAGCCTTCCAATGTGCCATCTGACAAAAGGAAGAGGACAGGGCTGCTGTACTTAAGGTCACAGCTTTGACTGACAGGAAGGATGACATCGCTGCTGAACAGCTGAGGAGTGATTTAGGATTTAATCGCCAGCTGTATtgaattacctgtaatgtaaacattacatgCAAAATGGTGAGAGTTTATATCAATAGTCGGAACTGGAGGAAGGTAACAATTCCGTTATTTAGTAGATCGAGATCTAGTTATAA
The sequence above is a segment of the Gasterosteus aculeatus chromosome 9, fGasAcu3.hap1.1, whole genome shotgun sequence genome. Coding sequences within it:
- the LOC120825774 gene encoding uncharacterized protein LOC120825774, whose translation is MLNNMDLNAKDSFYPQFENCNSSSVGMENSARKDNQEVYVDAERGVPAQFGHEGTPATLKTEASNSEFAFNPCECPKDTYTPSSLAYSGSFYVEASQGAPCSTETLLNMITEIVGISTLPLSEMTHSGNSRGTYPSPAPMDSSNFGDPGVKRQPYTCSGPTPPLYSPDQTCPGYAEDQNGSQALDPSTSQLSFGSSRAPNQKKDEPKSEAASFPVVVKNEFESSCYEWGAFSKSGCLETGFQTETFPMSSDFPPDQQMDVKELLDTFPPICPNPEMEFKVEGGIKQEPCFSDTCSQSYSSPLYNNYLPPPPIGLPSNLKPFADPPQPSNQCDSLYTSPTLPSTIDSILYSSLLPDSFAQSYTTRPTKPPRARKSPAASHGPAKEKPFTCPMESCDRRFSRSDELNRHIRIHTGHKPFQCRICLRSFSRSDHLTTHTRTHTGEKPFSCDVCGKRFARSDERKRHGRVHLKQKEKMEIKPQVTTSAWTFTLPEGI